A window of the Cyanobacteria bacterium GSL.Bin1 genome harbors these coding sequences:
- a CDS encoding RidA family protein gives MTKRRVIQTDQAAAPVGPYNQAIAAKGEMIFVSGQVALDAKTGSLVGEGDIVAQTKQVMANVEAILKQADLSWENVVKTTIYLTDLSNFSTVNEVYGTYFKAETAPARACIEVSGLPKGALVEVECIAMSN, from the coding sequence ATGACTAAGAGACGGGTAATTCAAACTGACCAAGCAGCCGCGCCAGTGGGTCCTTATAATCAAGCGATCGCGGCTAAAGGAGAAATGATCTTTGTTTCCGGACAAGTCGCTCTTGATGCTAAGACAGGGTCTCTCGTTGGGGAGGGAGATATCGTTGCACAAACCAAGCAAGTCATGGCGAACGTCGAAGCAATTTTAAAGCAGGCCGATCTCAGCTGGGAAAATGTTGTTAAAACGACAATTTATCTGACCGATTTAAGTAATTTTAGTACAGTCAATGAAGTATATGGAACTTATTTTAAGGCGGAAACCGCTCCTGCCCGCGCCTGTATTGAAGTTTCCGGTTTACCGAAAGGGGCATTAGTGGAAGTGGAATGTA